In one window of Erinaceus europaeus chromosome 17, mEriEur2.1, whole genome shotgun sequence DNA:
- the LOC103125162 gene encoding kallikrein-13-like, which produces MWPLAVVISLLTVTLSGGISREYPKIINNTNGTSGLLPGGYTCQPHSQPWQVALLVQGRLLCGGVLVHPKWVLTDAHCLKEGYRVYLGKHALGRVEAGEEVREVVRSIPHPKYQVSPTHLNHDHDIMLLELQTPVQFSSHIHTMLLSHRDCLPPGTCCRMSGWSTTTSPQVSYPQTLQCVNIQLHSDEECHQVYPGKITPNMLCASTDEGGKDSFEGDSGGPLICNGTLHGIISWGDFPCGQPSRPGVYTHVSRYLQWIWDTIHRHKSREQKWTQGSE; this is translated from the coding sequence ATGTGGCCCCTGGCGGTGGTGATCAGCCTCCTGACCGTGACCCTGTCAGGCGGCATCTCTCGGGAGTACCCCAAGATCATCAATAACACCAATGGTACCAGCGGGTTGCTGCCAGGTGGCTATACCTGTCAGCCCCACTCTCAGCCCTGGCAGGTAGCCCTGCTAGTTCAGGGGCGGCTGCTCTGTGGGGGAGTCCTGGTCCACCCCAAATGGGTCCTCACTGATGCACACTGTCTGAAGGAGGGCTACAGAGTCTACCTGGGCAAGCACGCCCTGGGGCGTGTGGAGgctggagaggaggtgagggaagTGGTCCGCTCTATACCCCACCCGAAATACCAGGTCAGCCCCACCCACCTGAACCATGACCATGACATCATGCTTCTGGAGCTGCAGACTCCGGTCCAGTTCTCCAGCCACATCCACACCATGCTCCTCTCGCACAGAGACTGCCTGCCCCCTGGCACCTGCTGCCGGATGTCAGGCtggagcaccaccaccagcccccaggtGAGTTACCCCCAGACCTTACAGTGTGTTAACATCCAGCTGCACTCAGATGAGGAGTGTCACCAGGTCTACCCAGGGAAGATCACTCCCAACATGCTGTGTGCCAGTACCGATGAGGGCGGCAAAGACTCCTTTGAGGGTGACTCTGGGGGCCCTCTGATCTGTAATGGCACcctccatggcatcatctcctggGGGGACTTCCCCTGCGGCCAGCCCAGCCGCCCTGGTGTCTACACCCACGTCTCCAGATACTTGCAGTGGATCTGGGACACGATTCACAGACACAAAAGCCGGGAGCAGAAATGGACCCAGGGGTCAGAGTGA